The Ipomoea triloba cultivar NCNSP0323 chromosome 4, ASM357664v1 DNA segment TGCTTATTTTCCCTGAAATTCGAGTCcctttgttatttatttttatatattgatttatCGACTTATTCTTTCTACAATTGCAACTGCATGCTCTTTTGATCTATTTTTGCCTTGATTTGTCCATATGATTAAGACCattgaaaatactattttttgACTCTTTAAGAAGTGGTTTTTATCCAATTCCATTACTTCACCTGGGCACCTATTGACCCTATTTTCATCCAAAATGTCCAAGaaatccattatatatatatatatatatatatatatatatatatatatatatatactcaaagACAAAGAATTATATCTAATTGATCAAATAAAGcaattaataatcattttgaACACAGTTATGACAATATACAAGCAAAATAAGgttaagtataaaatataaatatgaacaatTATGTACTTGAGAAGAAGAATCGAGTGAAGAAAAccaaagaagagagagagagagagagacagaactatatatatacagagtTTTAGTATTGCATCACTTTTCTATTAATAGTAGTTATAGTGAAAGTTGTATACATTTGCTAAAGCGACTAGAAAGTAGcttaattaatttctcaacCCTCTTCATTTCAACTCAATTCAAGGTGGCTAACTGTAATTATCTTCAATTTCTAACGACTTTAATATCCTCCGCTAACCGTTAACAACTACCTAATTACTCggatataaattttttttttttgaagataaaaacttaatgcattaaatcacgTGAAAGACAGTTAACAAGGAAACTAGGCGAGACATCAAACCATTCCCTTCAACCTGACATGGAAAAGGCCTCTCTAGCAACAGAGTGAGCGGAAAATCACTTTTGCtggacctcttcaatggatgaaaatgtgtaaggaaaaccattgcaaagggtcaagaagatgaccaaagcatgaaaagatcaaaaataCCCATATTTTGGACtgcaatttgacgaaaattttattGATCTAAGACCAATTTGATCTACTAAATTGTTCCCATCCAAATGAATTAATTAGATGAGAAATATATAGTGAAACAAATGTAGGTATCTCCGAAGTAGGTAGTGTTTTGTTTATCTACAAGATTGATTGTTGGTAAGAGATAGATTAACAGGAAGCAGCTATCAGGCGTATGCATCGTAGATGGAGACCATGAAAGATGGAGAAGCCAATACGAACACAAGTGGCAAACTAtaatcatcttcaacttccaaCGGCTTTAACAAATTACGGTGACGACTACCCGCACGTCCAACTAATTTTCCTGCCTGATGTGCCTGGATttctataatattaatcatatttaATGTAAGACCAATATCTCAATTTTagtgatgtatatatatatatatatatatatatatatatatttactttatttctttctttagtttatttttttaatttttttgataaggATATGACAAGAGTATTGCAGTGGAAATTACCAATAGGTTCCACATCCAACCCGGTAAACCGACCTAAAAGCTTAACTCGGCTATTGATGATAAGGCAAACAAAAGGAGATAAGTAGCCGAGCTTACAATTTGACCATGTACAACTAACCAAATACGTTCAACAACTAGAATGACGTCAAAGCAAATTAGTTACGTCCTGCAAATTTTGCACTGGTATGACATATTACAATGGGTGGATTGTGGAGGGTATGCACAAGCAGAGATGGCACATGTAACTATTTCATTTTAATTGTTCGTACATTTTAACCACTGAAAtagtagtataaatattatCTTTGTAATCAAACACCGGAGATCAGATAACTTTAATATATTTCATTCTTATTTTTGAGAGCTTCAAGCTACACActgccttcttcttcttcattgctACTATTCCATTACCTTTAATTTCTTCCACTAAAAGCTCAAATTAGAGATATAGTTTAATTGTAGGGTCATAGTGTTTGTATTTACACTAACAAATTCTATACTAATAGCAACCATATACTAATATTCACATACATGCATTTACTATTTACTAATTACACTAAACAATAacctaattaaaattaaatcaaagcaATTAAGTATTGACACAATAATTCAacttgaaataataaaatacatgtAGAATAGGAATAATAATAGTGGGGTGAGACTGTGAAAAACGAAATAGAAGATATAGTTTACATACTTGTCCCCAAAATCCTGCCTTGGTGGTTCCATGCCCCTCTGGAGGGAGGAGATCTCCCTATCCCGATTCCCAGTCTCCAAATTTTATTCACGTCCAAATCTTTGCAAGTACAAGAAATTGTGTCTTTGTTAAGGTTGAATGAAATTGTCATTCCTATTTGGCATAAGTAACTTACAAGACATATCGACCAACTCTTAACTCTACATTCACTCATGTGCGATCTAAGTAAATGAATTGGCTTCCATGATTTTACTAGCTTCTTTTTCTTACCATGCATGACTAGTAACTTTAaaccttcttttcttttttatttatttatttaatttttttttatcatcatGATATGAATGGAATATAATCATTTTCAAAACATGAAAGTGGTAGATATTTCTCTTTAACTTTCTAAAATATTGAAACACGTACAACTTATCTAATGTACAAGAATAATCGTTTAATTGCATTTGAACTTGTTAAAATTTCTTATAATAGGTTTTGATTTGACCCAAAAAATCCACCTTACAGTATTAATCATGTTGAGTTATATTTAGCATGATTATAGTCCTCACAAGCACGAATTCATTGACTACACGTTAAAAACTCAACCTTTAATTTGGATGGAATTTGAACGGAATATCAGCAAAGATGTTGACTAATGGCCACACAACAATATCACATACaaattttgctttattttaatttattacaattttcaaGTAATGAAAATTTAGGTCATGGATGCCACCTTCTAACCGTCTTGGTTAATGCTAGCTAGTTGATCTGACAATGAAGGGTAACCAAAAAAAGTTGAAATATGGACGCTAATAAGTTATTAAATAGAAGAATTTAAATTGACATGATAAACATGTATCTATCCGGGCAAACTTTACTTGTATAGCATTTagcgcaactgcagttttcttCGCACCTTCTAGCCTCAACTGTCACTTTCAAAGCCGCCTACTCTGATATATATCAATTGTCAAGACCAAACACTTATTACTACTACGCCAAAAACTGTAGCTAGTAACAAAGGcgaaattttatttccttatacttgtgTGGCAGTCAGCACCATGTTTCGATGGTGAGATGTTATACTCAACTCTCCAAGTTGTTGTCCAACAATCACGATAAATTGATTGGAAATACATACTCCGTAACATTCAATCGATCGAATTCGATCAATTGAACCTAATGTCATCATACATTTGctatcaaattcaaattataaaacaAGTAGAATTGAAGTAGGTATGTGTTGTTTATCTACAAGGTTGTCTGTAAAAGATAGATTACCAACCTCAACTCCATGCATGGAAGGTGAAGCAGACTCTATTGACTTAAAGCATGAAAGATGGACAAGCTAGCTAGCCCATTATTTGACTTGGTCTACTAGAGTGTTTGGGTTTGTACGTGTTGTGAACGTGATACATGCATGAGTTAGCTTCAACATTATTATCATTAAGATTACAATGCAAGTGGCCATAAATTTTAATGTCACCAGACACTGTATGTATGTTACTGTCTAAAACCAGCTGGTTCCATCTAAGTATCTAACTACATACACTTATGTGACTGGCAACTCACATGCCCCGACAGTACACCATACTTAATGCAATGTCTGTCTTACAAATGCTACTTTTTTTTAGAAATGCTACTTATCCCTTCTCTAgttatctctatatatataggtaataGGTGTACGAAGTTTATTTACTATTCGGGTCCATTTAAATATTtcggaaaacaaaaaaaaaaaaaagaagatattttagTTGTTTGATGCCTTAGATTTTTCAATTTATAGTAAATTAATCTTAAACTTTTAGAATTTCTGTCCAAAACTCGTTAGAAGAGGTAAATCGTGACTCATACAAGCAACCTTCCaatgatattttagttattaattatAGGGAAAATGATCGAATAGACTAAACTttatacaaaaagttaattagatcctgaatttttaaaagttacaattaagctCATCAACATATGATTTTCGTGCGTTGAAACCTAAAAATCGATTATTGACTTATAATAGCCGATCACTAGGGTTCCAACAAGATTTTGGTTAGCGACGCTTTAACGATTAAACCTAGCAACCAACAACTAACGAATGGTCTCTTATTGCCTTTTAACGCCTTCTCTAGTGGAAAAAATGACTCGTTTATGGTAGCCTTCTTTGATGGAGGATGTGACCACTGTCGCTTTTTACTCCAAAGAAGGCGACCTAGCTACTAGTTGCCAAGTTTAATTATTGGAACATCATTGGAACTAGTCGGAGTCTTGCCAAAACCTTAATGACTGATTATTAaaggtctaattaatttttgagaTTTGATTCACGAAAATAACATTTCGATGAgcttaattacaacttttaaaaatgaagGGACCTAATTAACTTTTAGTATAAAGTttaagatttttgaaaatcataaagTTTAAGACTTAATTCACCTTTTTTCCTTAATTGtatttagtttaaaaaataatgtgcaTGGACGAGGCAattataaatcaatttatttgtaataattacaaGAATTTGGAGGATGCTTACATACACTACAAACGCCATTGACGACTCAAGAGAATGATGGCTGGATATATTTTTGGAGTATTGCCTTCCACTGTAACGTGGTTTTCAATCACCAAAACTTTCTCCTTTACATCAAGTATAAAACAATGGAAATGGCCACACGCGCCAGTTTAATTCTTTCTTCTAAAATGTcaataaaaagaaatgaaaagacaACCTTGGAATTGGAAGTAATAATCAAGAATTTTCACACATGTTTTGGGTATTCTAAATGttgtttttttaagaataataataataatcaagcgTTGATGGTGGCAACTCTAGGAACCTCAACTGGGAAATCGTGAATCTCGTCCATCCATGGGTTCTTGAGCTTGGCAGGATCGATGGTCTTCAATGCACGCCAAACCGCACTGTTACATTTAAACCCAGACCCAAACGCGATCTGCCATGTCCGATCACCCTTTCTAATCCTTCCCTTAGCCTCGGAATAAGCCAATTCGTACCATAAAGAACTACTGGACGTGTTACCGAACCGGTAAAGTGTCATTCTCGAAGGCTCCATGTGCCATTGACTGAGTTCGAGATTCTTTTCTAGCTCGTCCAGCACGGCTCGGCCGCCGGCGTGGATGCAGAAATGCTCGAACGCGAGCTTGAAGTCGGGGATGTAGGGCTTGATCTTCATCTTGAAGACTTTGCGGGCGACGAGCGTGACGAAGAAGAGGAGCTGCTCGGACATGGGGAGGACGAGGGGTCCGAGGGTGGTGATGTTGGTCTTTAAGGCCTCGCCGGCGACGGCCATTAGGTCCTTGGAGAGGGCGACGCCGACCTCGCGCTTGTCGTCCTCTTCTTGGAACACGCAGGAGTAGCTCCGGTCGTCGGCGCCCTTGTGGGTCCGGACGGTGTGGATGAGCTGGTACTTGGAGCGCCGCCGGTCGGAGGAGCGGTTGGAGAGGAGGATGGCGGCGCCGCCCATCCGGAAGATGCAGTTGGACACCAGCATTGATCGGTTGTTGCCGAAGTACCAGTTTAAGGTTATGTTCTCCATGCTCACTACTAGGGCATACGAGTTCGGTTGCACCTGTTACATAACAATAAACTTATTATAAGAGACCAAGAATCAAGTCACACTAACATATTAAGGGCTCTTTGTAGACAGTAAGTAAAAGTCTAGTTTTTGTTATTGAATAACTTATTAAGTAGGAAAATTACTGTCTGGTCTTCACATAGGAGGatgtgaaatttttaaaaaaagggaaTTAATTGTCAGAAAGTACtaattgcttaataattattCACTCATGCAGTGATGCAACTatcacattaattttatttttcactgtTGACTTTACAAAGTGTAGACTGGAAGTAATAATAAGGATgtgaaactttttaaatataaaaagtagGAGTGGGTGAAATTACTCCAAGAGAAGAAACTATGAATTTGGACCACTTGAATGGGGGTAAAAAGATGGGGAACATAGCAACCCATGTGCTTTAAAGTTAAGGCCACCATGGCAGGCAGTTATATGAAGTTGCAGTCATAAATTGTTTCagacaaattaataaaagaaacaaaataaatggaaatggagaaattaaactaaacaaacCTGCAAGAGTTGTTTGGCAAGGTCAATTGAAATGAGCCCAGCACTGCAACCCATGCCCCCAAGGTTATAGCTTTGGATGTTTCCCCTAAGCTTGTAATGGTTAACAATCATAGCAGAGAGAGAAGGGGTTGGGTTAAAGAGACTGCAATTCACCACAAGAATCCCAATATCCTTAGCTTTGACACCAGTTTTAGCCAAAAGGTCATCAATGGCGCCAAACATCACCATCTCAGCCTCTTTCCTAGCCTCAGCCATGCAAGGATTGGGCGGCTGTCTCAAAAGGGCTTCTGGGAAATAAGTCTTTTCCCCCAGCCCTGACCTCTCCAATATCCTCTTCTGAAAGGATAAATTTTCCTCAGTAAAAATGTTGGCTTTCTTTGATCTATCCATGAAAATCTCCTTAGGGCACATAACCTCCGGGGGAGGCTTGTAACACGCGAAATCCACCAAGTAAACCTTTCTAGGCCGGGTCATGAAGTAGAGAGTCCCCAGGAAAACCAGAAGGGCAGAGCAGAGGACCACCGTGACTAAATTGAACTTTAGGTGGTGCCATAATTGGACCACATCGTCGAGGGTGAGAGTGGTGAGGTGAGCCGAAACGGCCCCTAACACGGGCACCAACAGCAAATACATGGCGTGGCTAATCAAGTAATGGTACCCAAGCTTCACATACTTAAGCCTCACTGAGAGGAGAAAATTTGGGAGATTATTTCCGCCGCCGCTCCGATTCTCCTCCACCGCAACTCTCCCGCCggcgttattattattatccccCATGGCTTCCAGAAAAGACGGTGATTGGATTGATTGAGGTTTGAATTCAATCAAAAGACAAAAGGAAATATGTGGGGAAAGGAAAATTAAAGCAAAGAAGCTATGTGAAACAGTAGGAGAGATTAGAGAAAGCTAAGGATTAAGGAATGTGTTGGTGCCGGAGGTTTGAGGTTTGGGGGAATTTATAAAGAGGGGAATGGGCGTAGAAGGAGAAGGGGTGCAACTACCCCAACGAACTTTTAATGTATTACG contains these protein-coding regions:
- the LOC116016463 gene encoding 3-ketoacyl-CoA synthase 11-like; amino-acid sequence: MGDNNNNAGGRVAVEENRSGGGNNLPNFLLSVRLKYVKLGYHYLISHAMYLLLVPVLGAVSAHLTTLTLDDVVQLWHHLKFNLVTVVLCSALLVFLGTLYFMTRPRKVYLVDFACYKPPPEVMCPKEIFMDRSKKANIFTEENLSFQKRILERSGLGEKTYFPEALLRQPPNPCMAEARKEAEMVMFGAIDDLLAKTGVKAKDIGILVVNCSLFNPTPSLSAMIVNHYKLRGNIQSYNLGGMGCSAGLISIDLAKQLLQVQPNSYALVVSMENITLNWYFGNNRSMLVSNCIFRMGGAAILLSNRSSDRRRSKYQLIHTVRTHKGADDRSYSCVFQEEDDKREVGVALSKDLMAVAGEALKTNITTLGPLVLPMSEQLLFFVTLVARKVFKMKIKPYIPDFKLAFEHFCIHAGGRAVLDELEKNLELSQWHMEPSRMTLYRFGNTSSSSLWYELAYSEAKGRIRKGDRTWQIAFGSGFKCNSAVWRALKTIDPAKLKNPWMDEIHDFPVEVPRVATINA